A part of Melittangium boletus DSM 14713 genomic DNA contains:
- a CDS encoding HAD-IG family 5'-nucleotidase, translating into MSVCPLSPKLSPTAPIPGSPTTPDPLHGSFRSSRNRAHAEEAERRAQSLFADTQLTQLLNAPSSRPSTLSRARDIFVNRNLRMSGIELVGFDMDYTLAIYHMRRLEQLAYDMTLAKLISERGYPPVIGHLQYDHHFVMRGLAVDRANGNLLKMDRFGYVGRAWHGMRPLQRETWHALYRNQRVRLKDPRFAWIDTLFALPEAWLFAGIIELLESLGQRVDYGRLYDDIRTAIDEVHRDNSLKREVRKDLSRYVFQDPELGPALHKLRSGGKRLFLLTNSAWDYTDAVMRYLLDGQMAEYASWRNYFDYVVTLAAKPAFFAEQRPFLELEVAGPGEEARVLGEATSLERGKVYQGGNLVQFEQYTHRAGECILYVGDHIFGDILKSKKTSLWRTCMIVQEIEDELTYTEGQRERISELSEVELTRERLDEAVADHKGLLNALDRRLERGELEPEDQEEVEAERRRIKAELDKLRWALREATEIADTLEREVEEGFNPYWGLLFKEGSENSRFGEQVERYACLYTSRVSNFLHDSPLQYYRSPRDLMPHEQAGAWSAKLSPEGGEGPAPGDG; encoded by the coding sequence ATGTCTGTGTGTCCCTTGTCTCCGAAACTCTCTCCGACCGCCCCCATCCCCGGCAGTCCGACGACACCGGATCCCCTGCACGGCAGCTTCCGCTCCTCGCGCAATCGGGCCCACGCCGAGGAAGCCGAACGCCGCGCCCAGAGCCTCTTCGCGGACACGCAGCTCACGCAGCTGCTCAACGCGCCGAGCAGCCGCCCGAGCACCCTGTCCCGGGCACGCGACATCTTCGTCAACCGCAACCTGCGCATGTCGGGCATCGAGCTGGTCGGCTTCGACATGGACTACACGCTGGCCATCTACCACATGCGCCGGCTCGAGCAGCTCGCCTATGACATGACGCTCGCCAAGCTCATCAGCGAGCGCGGCTACCCGCCCGTCATCGGCCACCTGCAGTACGACCACCACTTCGTGATGCGCGGGCTCGCCGTCGACAGGGCGAACGGCAACCTGCTGAAGATGGATCGCTTCGGCTACGTGGGGCGGGCATGGCATGGCATGCGCCCCCTGCAGCGCGAGACATGGCACGCGCTCTACCGCAATCAGCGCGTGCGGCTCAAGGATCCGCGCTTCGCGTGGATCGACACGCTCTTCGCCCTGCCCGAGGCGTGGCTCTTCGCGGGCATCATCGAATTGCTCGAGTCACTCGGTCAGCGCGTGGACTACGGCAGGCTGTACGACGACATCCGCACCGCCATCGACGAGGTGCACCGCGACAACTCGCTCAAGCGCGAGGTGCGCAAGGATCTGTCGCGCTACGTCTTCCAGGATCCCGAGCTGGGCCCCGCGCTGCACAAGCTGCGCTCGGGGGGCAAGCGGCTGTTCCTGCTGACGAACTCGGCGTGGGATTACACGGACGCGGTGATGCGCTACCTGCTGGACGGCCAGATGGCGGAGTACGCGAGCTGGCGCAACTACTTCGACTACGTGGTGACGCTGGCCGCCAAGCCCGCCTTCTTCGCCGAGCAGCGGCCCTTCCTGGAGCTGGAGGTGGCGGGTCCCGGCGAGGAGGCCCGGGTGCTGGGCGAGGCCACGAGTCTGGAGCGCGGCAAGGTGTACCAGGGCGGCAACCTCGTGCAGTTCGAGCAGTACACGCACCGCGCGGGCGAATGCATCCTCTACGTGGGCGACCACATCTTCGGCGACATCCTCAAGTCCAAGAAGACGTCGCTGTGGCGCACGTGCATGATCGTCCAGGAGATCGAGGACGAGCTCACCTACACGGAGGGCCAGCGCGAGCGCATCTCGGAGCTGAGCGAGGTGGAGCTGACGCGCGAGCGCCTGGACGAGGCGGTGGCCGACCACAAGGGCCTGCTCAACGCGCTGGACCGGAGGCTGGAGCGAGGGGAGCTGGAGCCCGAGGATCAGGAGGAAGTGGAAGCGGAGCGGCGGCGCATCAAGGCGGAGCTGGACAAGCTGCGCTGGGCGCTGCGCGAGGCCACGGAGATCGCCGACACGCTCGAGCGGGAGGTGGAGGAAGGCTTCAATCCGTACTGGGGCCTGCTCTTCAAGGAAGGCAGCGAGAACAGCCGCTTCGGCGAGCAGGTGGAGCGCTACGCGTGCCTGTACACGAGCCGGGTCTCCAACTTCCTGCATGACTCGCCGTTGCAGTACTACCGCTCGCCCCGGGACTTGATGCCCCATGAGCAGGCGGGGGCGTGGAGCGCGAAGCTGTCGCCCGAGGGCGGAGAGGGCCCCGCCCCCGGCGACGGCTGA
- a CDS encoding patatin-like phospholipase family protein, with amino-acid sequence MRSHRVSRVASAVLLFQLTSGPVARAAGEAPPAEETPTAPEVPGGTEFLPGNIENPALAQALALATQRSAPVLVVSGGISLGAYQAGFLSTLVRFWSVARREGKPGQLGDPMPRVWTGASAGAVNALLGGLASCDTAFEAPQWSPEASLFWRVWIDKLDLAHLLPEEDQNRGDHLFNDAYMKETLQVISEETGRARFRDDCSFALGLTATNLVGRDVPFGSGWPESRASLKRVTEKIVVQVMTHGAQKPTVRLPFLQGTPDVAPPYIQVQRDELRFYPALGAELPPRTTGGQSVGLDTLLRAPQASGAFPFAFSPVDVSVSFFDEVRWSPLQSLKLVDGGVLNNNPLDLAVRLGRRWVERVEPRAQTLDTSRFPIVYLDQDVVDWRWAPPLARDEKLISPLESTYLQHLGNLLAASQDSVVLDTLEHDPTLSGRIKIPRRGAVLPSEFRFAMMGFFDRRFREHDFYRGMHDAIRFLSTQFSTTRTVEALVPSSGMELPWDREARIRHALGISSEKFRCVEDGACEASEELIELGRLRRASDKLTHLARTGRLREDDVDELLTTLKDEGYRYSPGVMSEAPATGTRADFMPVRERVGRAFHDLVTQQQGALRLILRPAGSTFLDKWLTYTPPRNALTFHLSRQHGVGLGWEAPVISFEDRGVDNVYDRSEWRLGVALSGFGVRDMDQLVPNETRLRWATLGAYADWVSDLDGFSGNIRLLELGPYVRWRMGVGASGSYLRGPEEWSLLLPEVRFGLDLSEVVGVRVAVPLYMLNKPQGGPFQAGQPKFFKETSVGVEVLLTHW; translated from the coding sequence ATGCGAAGTCACCGAGTCTCCCGGGTCGCCAGTGCGGTGCTGCTGTTCCAATTGACGAGCGGCCCGGTGGCCCGTGCCGCCGGAGAGGCTCCCCCCGCCGAGGAGACCCCCACCGCCCCCGAGGTGCCCGGCGGCACGGAGTTCCTGCCCGGCAACATCGAGAACCCGGCCCTCGCCCAGGCCCTGGCCCTGGCGACCCAGCGCAGCGCCCCGGTGCTCGTCGTCAGCGGAGGCATCAGCCTCGGGGCCTATCAGGCGGGCTTCCTCTCCACGCTCGTGCGCTTCTGGAGCGTGGCCCGGCGCGAGGGCAAGCCGGGCCAGCTCGGCGACCCGATGCCCCGCGTCTGGACGGGCGCCTCGGCGGGCGCGGTGAACGCCCTGCTGGGAGGACTCGCCTCCTGTGACACCGCCTTCGAGGCGCCCCAATGGTCCCCCGAGGCGAGCCTCTTCTGGCGGGTGTGGATCGACAAGCTCGACCTGGCCCACCTGCTCCCGGAGGAGGACCAGAACCGCGGCGACCACCTCTTCAATGACGCCTACATGAAGGAAACCCTCCAGGTCATCTCCGAGGAGACGGGCCGGGCCCGCTTCCGGGACGACTGCTCCTTCGCGCTCGGCCTCACCGCGACCAACCTGGTGGGCCGGGACGTGCCCTTTGGCTCCGGGTGGCCCGAGTCCAGGGCCTCGCTCAAGCGCGTCACGGAGAAGATCGTCGTCCAGGTGATGACCCACGGAGCGCAAAAGCCCACGGTCCGCCTGCCCTTCCTCCAGGGAACCCCGGACGTGGCCCCGCCCTACATCCAGGTGCAGCGCGACGAGCTGCGCTTCTACCCGGCCCTGGGCGCCGAGCTTCCCCCGCGCACGACGGGGGGCCAGTCGGTGGGGCTCGACACGCTGCTGCGCGCGCCCCAGGCGTCGGGCGCCTTCCCGTTCGCGTTCTCGCCCGTGGACGTGTCCGTGTCGTTCTTCGACGAGGTGCGCTGGTCGCCCCTCCAATCGCTCAAGCTGGTGGATGGCGGAGTGCTCAACAACAACCCGCTCGACCTGGCGGTGCGGCTCGGACGGCGCTGGGTGGAGCGGGTGGAGCCGCGGGCGCAGACGCTCGACACGTCTCGCTTCCCCATCGTGTACCTGGACCAGGATGTCGTCGATTGGAGGTGGGCCCCGCCCCTGGCGCGCGACGAGAAGCTGATCAGCCCCCTGGAGTCGACCTACCTCCAGCACCTGGGCAATCTGCTCGCCGCCTCGCAGGACAGCGTCGTGCTCGACACCCTGGAGCATGACCCCACCCTGTCCGGACGCATCAAGATTCCCCGCCGCGGCGCGGTGCTCCCTTCCGAGTTCCGGTTCGCGATGATGGGCTTCTTCGACCGCCGCTTCCGCGAGCACGACTTCTACCGGGGCATGCATGACGCCATCCGGTTCCTGTCCACCCAGTTCTCCACCACGCGGACGGTGGAGGCGCTGGTGCCCTCCTCCGGCATGGAGCTGCCGTGGGATCGCGAGGCGCGCATCCGGCATGCGCTCGGCATCTCCTCGGAGAAGTTCCGGTGCGTGGAGGATGGCGCCTGTGAGGCCTCCGAGGAATTGATCGAGCTGGGCAGGCTGCGCCGGGCCTCGGACAAGTTGACGCACCTGGCGCGCACGGGCCGGCTGCGGGAGGACGACGTGGACGAGCTCCTCACGACGCTCAAGGACGAGGGCTATCGCTACAGCCCGGGCGTGATGAGCGAAGCGCCCGCGACCGGCACCCGCGCCGACTTCATGCCCGTGCGCGAGCGCGTCGGAAGGGCCTTCCACGATCTCGTCACCCAGCAGCAGGGCGCCTTGCGGCTCATCCTGCGTCCGGCCGGCTCCACCTTCCTGGACAAGTGGCTGACCTATACGCCCCCGCGCAACGCCCTCACCTTCCACCTGAGCCGGCAGCACGGCGTGGGGCTGGGGTGGGAAGCCCCCGTCATCTCCTTCGAGGACCGGGGGGTGGACAACGTGTATGACCGGAGCGAGTGGCGGCTGGGCGTGGCGCTGTCTGGCTTCGGCGTGCGGGACATGGATCAGCTCGTCCCCAACGAGACCCGGTTGCGCTGGGCCACGCTCGGGGCCTACGCCGACTGGGTCTCCGACCTGGATGGCTTCTCCGGCAACATCCGGTTGCTCGAGCTGGGGCCCTACGTCCGCTGGCGCATGGGCGTGGGTGCGTCGGGCAGCTACCTGCGAGGGCCGGAGGAATGGTCCCTCCTGCTGCCCGAGGTGCGCTTCGGATTGGATCTCTCCGAGGTGGTGGGCGTGCGCGTAGCCGTCCCCCTGTACATGCTCAACAAGCCCCAGGGCGGGCCCTTCCAGGCCGGACAGCCCAAGTTCTTCAAGGAGACGAGCGTGGGAGTGGAAGTGCTCCTCACCCACTGGTGA
- a CDS encoding sulfite exporter TauE/SafE family protein, with product MDSFLLLLGAGLLAGAMNAIAGGGSFFTLPALVLAGVPSLAANASSTVALFPGGLASVWAYREDLQPLNGVSLRPLLATSLLGGFLGSMLLLLTPQAAFDRVLPWLLLWATLTFALGRRLGEALRRRVRITALPVLVLQFLLAIYGGYFGGAVGIMMMAVWSLLSPADLHGLNPAKTLLVAATNAVAVLCFVVAGKVAWPETLTLLGAAAVGGYGGARMARRMNPGALRLGVILVSVLMTIAFFVRAH from the coding sequence ATGGACTCCTTCCTGTTGCTCCTGGGCGCGGGCCTGCTCGCCGGCGCGATGAACGCCATCGCCGGCGGGGGCTCGTTCTTCACCCTCCCCGCCCTCGTGCTCGCGGGGGTACCCTCCCTGGCCGCCAACGCCTCGAGCACCGTGGCGCTCTTTCCCGGAGGACTCGCGAGCGTCTGGGCCTACCGCGAGGATCTCCAACCCCTGAATGGGGTGTCGCTCCGCCCCCTCCTGGCCACCAGCCTCCTCGGCGGCTTCCTCGGCTCGATGCTCCTGCTGCTCACGCCCCAGGCCGCCTTCGACCGCGTCCTGCCCTGGCTCTTGCTGTGGGCGACACTGACCTTCGCCCTGGGCCGGCGCCTGGGCGAGGCCCTGCGCCGGCGTGTGCGCATCACCGCCCTCCCGGTACTCGTCCTCCAGTTCCTGCTCGCCATCTATGGCGGCTACTTCGGGGGGGCGGTGGGCATCATGATGATGGCGGTCTGGAGCCTGTTGAGCCCGGCGGATCTCCACGGACTCAACCCCGCCAAGACGCTCCTGGTGGCCGCCACCAACGCCGTCGCCGTGCTCTGCTTCGTCGTGGCGGGCAAGGTGGCCTGGCCCGAAACCCTGACCCTGCTGGGGGCCGCGGCGGTGGGCGGCTATGGGGGCGCCCGAATGGCCCGGCGGATGAACCCGGGAGCGCTGCGACTCGGAGTCATCCTCGTCTCCGTGCTGATGACGATTGCGTTCTTCGTGCGCGCCCACTGA
- a CDS encoding transporter substrate-binding domain-containing protein, translating into MPSSLLPVRAALAGCVLALFAACATHPGATSSPREVPVLRVGTSGDYPPFTSMRDGQVSGFDAALLESYAAERGYRLEWVRFQWPELLADLGAHRFDMAASGLTLRPERSLAGRYTVPVARNGALLLLRRPAWAPAPGSTPETPLALLQALDRPEFRLAVNQGGHLERVARAHFQHARILAIPGNAVREALAAGQADAALTNTVEGPRWAEGLSGIERVGPFTRDVVALYVDASKAELAAELDAWLLRQEASGALERLRASYLGSAATGPTATPVDALLSSTAERLALMPMVAMAKRRANLPTEVPAQEARVLEAARQEVHQAAAALGVPAPPDAAITAFFQAQMDAAKQVQLRTPISADAPVHSLDEELRPALARISARISALVPRVPGGLDRDSLRRKAREDLASTGLEGGEIDRLADALVDLGAAPRAPAESR; encoded by the coding sequence ATGCCTTCTTCTCTCCTCCCTGTCCGCGCGGCCCTCGCGGGCTGCGTGCTGGCCCTCTTCGCCGCGTGTGCGACGCACCCCGGGGCGACTTCTTCCCCGCGTGAAGTCCCGGTCCTCCGCGTGGGAACGAGCGGCGATTACCCGCCCTTCACTTCGATGCGGGACGGGCAGGTGTCTGGCTTCGATGCCGCGCTCCTGGAGTCCTACGCGGCCGAGCGCGGGTACCGCCTCGAGTGGGTGCGCTTCCAGTGGCCGGAGTTGCTGGCGGACCTCGGCGCCCATCGCTTCGACATGGCCGCCAGTGGCCTCACCCTCCGGCCCGAGCGGTCGCTGGCCGGGCGCTATACCGTCCCGGTGGCGCGCAATGGGGCCCTGCTGCTCTTGCGCCGTCCGGCCTGGGCCCCCGCGCCCGGGAGCACTCCCGAGACGCCGCTCGCGCTTCTCCAGGCACTCGACCGGCCCGAGTTCCGCCTGGCGGTGAACCAGGGCGGCCACCTGGAGCGCGTGGCGCGCGCCCACTTCCAGCACGCGCGCATCCTCGCCATTCCCGGCAACGCGGTGCGCGAGGCGCTGGCGGCGGGACAGGCCGACGCGGCGCTCACCAACACCGTCGAGGGACCGCGCTGGGCCGAGGGCCTCTCCGGCATCGAGCGCGTGGGCCCCTTCACCCGGGACGTGGTGGCGCTCTACGTGGATGCCTCGAAGGCCGAGCTGGCCGCGGAGCTGGACGCGTGGCTCTTGCGGCAGGAGGCGAGTGGGGCGCTCGAGCGGCTTCGGGCGAGCTACCTGGGTTCCGCCGCCACCGGGCCCACCGCGACGCCCGTGGACGCGCTGCTCTCCTCGACCGCCGAGCGGCTGGCGCTGATGCCGATGGTGGCCATGGCCAAGCGCCGCGCGAATCTCCCCACCGAGGTGCCCGCGCAGGAAGCCCGGGTGCTGGAGGCCGCCCGGCAAGAGGTCCACCAGGCCGCGGCGGCCCTCGGGGTTCCGGCTCCTCCGGACGCGGCCATCACCGCCTTCTTCCAGGCGCAGATGGACGCGGCCAAGCAGGTGCAACTGCGCACGCCCATCTCGGCGGATGCTCCCGTGCACTCCCTGGATGAAGAACTCCGGCCGGCGCTCGCGCGCATCAGCGCGCGCATCAGCGCCCTCGTTCCGCGTGTCCCGGGAGGACTGGACCGCGACTCCCTCCGGCGCAAGGCCCGCGAGGACCTGGCGTCCACGGGCCTGGAAGGTGGGGAGATCGATCGACTCGCCGACGCGTTGGTGGACCTGGGGGCGGCCCCTCGTGCCCCCGCGGAGAGCCGGTGA
- a CDS encoding LysR substrate-binding domain-containing protein: MPPRRAGDVDLTDLSLFLAVAEAGSITRGAKRAHLSLAAASERIHGLEEEWGVLLLERRGRGVRLTPAGDSLVQHARAVLLQVEHLRGAIGLHAQGLQGRVRLLCNTAALSGGLPEALGAFLARHPHVDVDLEERTSQDIVQAVAGGRAEVGLVADTVELGALETFSFQVDRLVGITAPGHRLATRRAVSFAEVLDEPFVGLSEGSALQEHLESQAARLGRPLRYRVRLRGVEEICRVVALGGGVGVVPRTAASRWRRSLSLRVVALEDAWAQRQLTLCVRRYAGLSPFARLLVDGLQAAAPSAPPRSPLAG; the protein is encoded by the coding sequence GTGCCCCCGCGGAGAGCCGGTGACGTGGACCTGACGGACTTGAGCTTGTTCCTCGCGGTGGCCGAGGCGGGCAGCATCACCCGGGGCGCGAAGCGGGCCCACCTGTCCCTCGCCGCCGCCAGCGAGCGCATCCACGGGCTGGAAGAGGAGTGGGGGGTCCTCCTCCTGGAGCGGCGGGGGCGCGGGGTGCGGTTGACCCCGGCGGGCGACTCGCTCGTCCAGCATGCCCGGGCCGTGCTCCTGCAGGTCGAGCACCTGCGAGGCGCCATCGGCCTTCACGCCCAGGGGCTCCAGGGGCGTGTGCGGTTGCTCTGCAACACGGCGGCCCTCTCGGGCGGGCTGCCGGAAGCGCTGGGTGCCTTCCTCGCCCGCCATCCCCACGTGGACGTGGACCTGGAGGAGCGCACGAGCCAGGACATCGTCCAGGCGGTGGCGGGGGGACGGGCCGAGGTGGGCCTCGTGGCCGACACCGTGGAGTTGGGCGCGCTGGAGACCTTTTCCTTCCAGGTGGATCGGCTGGTGGGGATCACCGCGCCCGGGCACCGCCTCGCGACGCGCCGCGCGGTGTCCTTCGCCGAGGTGTTGGACGAGCCCTTCGTCGGGCTGAGCGAGGGCAGTGCCCTCCAGGAGCACCTGGAGTCCCAGGCCGCGCGGCTTGGCCGCCCGCTCCGCTACCGGGTCCGGCTGCGCGGCGTCGAGGAAATCTGCCGGGTGGTGGCGCTCGGCGGGGGGGTAGGGGTGGTGCCCCGGACGGCGGCCTCGCGCTGGCGGCGCTCGCTGTCCCTGCGCGTCGTGGCCCTGGAGGACGCCTGGGCCCAGCGCCAACTCACCCTGTGCGTGCGCCGGTACGCCGGACTGTCGCCGTTCGCCCGGTTGCTCGTCGACGGGCTCCAGGCGGCCGCGCCCAGCGCTCCCCCGCGCTCCCCGCTTGCGGGGTGA
- a CDS encoding serine/threonine protein kinase — translation MSSTYRLTGRTEAGELSELYEAVQEPEGLPVVIKLFNPKTSDSRYATTLASTYGVLNPLAAEGLVHVLDVGFVKNRLAVVREAVDGPSLGLALQRLNTKEVILPPSVALSLIIQILDAVDRAHEAGVVHGALTPGNVLLSRTGHPHVCDFGALQALLAVPELKRAFARGRSAYRAPEVGKGGEPTTLSDLYSIGAMAYELLTLREAVIPDGGGMSTRRASLPPPSRIDRRLHAKLDPILLRSLEATPTRRYGSCAEMAQSLRGFLANQGGLPGAEDVRRFISELFPNGVSLTTPGPVPFTESFTLTPISGVSSLAQMRADALEKSVVARIPFSPALSDADTMDAPPAFEEYHPSNFPDTPPPGVANAVRGKVLESTHILTAGEPAAPELENTHIRDAPGVEVTHFGRQRSEKSVVTRAPTSRPQGPPGDDEQTWVAPPGAAPVKSARRAPVSLSGGSEGTRVGKNPRLRMVEDFSKPASGSTSSGRLDPDGLGDTDRIEVTVTRTRPPRAPPPPPAPASVPAEAYAALPAPTHSGLPAGGGAPRERLFTEERNLLEDARRRRRMMAVAGSVAGVGLVCFAFGMWRFAQRPKAVDTDPKVAAVSGAVQEYLREPPALPPRPAPAPVVPVETPQEEAKNQTARLTIRANRPARAYIDGVRIKRSLPLVNYPVKAGLRKIILETTGTPRQREVFEVHLEGGEHRTLEQLFPDPRRR, via the coding sequence ATGAGCAGTACCTATCGGTTGACCGGCCGCACCGAGGCCGGAGAGCTCTCCGAGTTGTACGAGGCCGTCCAGGAGCCCGAGGGGCTCCCGGTCGTCATCAAGCTCTTCAATCCGAAGACATCGGATTCCCGCTACGCCACTACGCTCGCCTCGACCTATGGCGTGCTCAATCCCCTGGCCGCCGAGGGCCTGGTCCACGTGCTCGACGTGGGCTTCGTGAAGAACCGGCTCGCCGTGGTGCGCGAGGCGGTGGATGGCCCCAGCCTGGGACTCGCCCTGCAGCGGCTCAACACCAAGGAGGTGATCCTCCCTCCCTCCGTGGCGCTGAGCCTCATCATCCAGATCCTCGACGCCGTGGATCGGGCCCATGAAGCGGGCGTGGTGCACGGCGCGCTCACCCCGGGCAACGTGCTGCTCTCGCGCACGGGCCATCCGCACGTGTGTGACTTCGGGGCGCTCCAGGCGCTCCTGGCGGTGCCGGAGCTCAAGCGGGCCTTCGCGCGGGGCCGCAGCGCCTACCGGGCGCCCGAGGTGGGCAAGGGCGGTGAGCCCACCACGCTCTCGGACCTCTACTCCATTGGCGCCATGGCGTACGAGCTGCTCACCCTGCGCGAGGCCGTCATCCCCGACGGCGGCGGCATGAGCACCCGCCGCGCGTCCCTGCCTCCTCCGAGCCGGATCGACCGGCGCCTGCACGCGAAGCTGGATCCCATCCTCCTGCGCTCGCTGGAGGCCACGCCGACGCGGCGCTACGGCTCGTGCGCGGAGATGGCCCAGTCGCTGCGCGGCTTCCTGGCCAACCAGGGCGGGCTGCCCGGGGCCGAGGACGTGCGCCGCTTCATCTCCGAGCTCTTCCCCAATGGCGTGTCCCTCACCACGCCCGGCCCGGTGCCCTTCACCGAGAGCTTCACCCTCACGCCCATCTCCGGCGTGTCTTCCCTGGCGCAGATGCGCGCGGACGCCCTGGAGAAGTCCGTGGTGGCCCGCATCCCGTTCAGCCCCGCGCTGAGCGACGCGGACACGATGGACGCGCCGCCCGCCTTCGAGGAGTACCACCCGTCCAACTTCCCGGACACCCCGCCTCCCGGCGTCGCGAACGCCGTGCGCGGCAAGGTGCTCGAGTCGACCCACATCCTCACCGCGGGCGAGCCCGCGGCGCCCGAGCTCGAGAACACACACATCCGGGACGCTCCGGGCGTGGAGGTCACCCACTTTGGCCGGCAGCGGAGCGAGAAGAGCGTCGTCACGCGCGCGCCCACGAGCCGTCCCCAGGGGCCTCCAGGTGATGACGAGCAGACGTGGGTGGCGCCGCCCGGGGCCGCTCCAGTCAAGTCCGCGCGTCGCGCGCCCGTGTCCCTGTCGGGCGGGAGCGAGGGCACGCGCGTGGGGAAGAATCCCCGCCTGCGCATGGTGGAGGACTTCTCCAAGCCGGCGTCCGGCTCCACCTCCTCCGGCCGGTTGGATCCAGACGGCCTGGGCGACACGGATCGCATCGAGGTGACGGTGACGCGCACGCGTCCCCCCCGGGCGCCGCCGCCTCCTCCCGCGCCCGCGTCCGTGCCCGCGGAGGCGTATGCCGCCCTGCCCGCGCCCACCCATTCGGGGCTCCCGGCGGGAGGCGGCGCCCCGCGCGAGCGGCTGTTCACCGAGGAGCGCAACCTCCTGGAGGACGCGCGGCGCCGGCGCCGGATGATGGCCGTGGCGGGAAGCGTCGCCGGGGTGGGGCTGGTGTGCTTCGCCTTCGGGATGTGGCGCTTCGCCCAACGGCCCAAGGCGGTCGACACGGACCCCAAGGTCGCCGCCGTCAGTGGTGCCGTACAGGAGTACCTGCGCGAGCCACCCGCCTTGCCGCCGCGTCCCGCCCCCGCGCCCGTCGTCCCCGTGGAGACGCCTCAAGAGGAGGCGAAGAACCAGACGGCCCGGCTGACGATCCGGGCCAACCGTCCGGCGCGGGCCTACATCGACGGGGTGCGCATCAAGCGCTCCCTGCCCCTGGTGAACTATCCCGTCAAGGCGGGGCTGCGGAAGATCATCCTCGAGACGACCGGTACGCCGCGCCAGCGAGAGGTGTTCGAGGTGCATCTGGAAGGCGGTGAGCACCGGACCCTGGAGCAGCTCTTCCCCGACCCCCGCCGCCGCTGA
- a CDS encoding response regulator — protein sequence MDRTRVFVVEDQPTLLRNLLKVLSAFAELEVVGSAQAGEEAVEAVVQVRPELVLLDLELPDMNGIEVTRRVKRRAPGVEVLILTSFEDEQKVYEAIQAGASGYLVKRVGPEKIRSGIREVMEGGTVLEPLIARRFWNYFHSLKAQQPPAAPSKDDNPWGLTPAEMEVLRYVAKGLSNAEVGRVMTLERRTVRTHLSHLYRKMGVNSHVDAVVLAVRSGLVDV from the coding sequence ATGGACCGCACCCGCGTCTTCGTCGTCGAGGATCAGCCCACCCTGTTGCGCAACCTCCTCAAGGTGCTGAGCGCCTTCGCGGAGCTGGAGGTGGTGGGCAGCGCCCAGGCGGGCGAGGAGGCCGTGGAGGCCGTGGTCCAGGTGCGCCCGGAGCTGGTGCTCCTGGACCTGGAGCTGCCGGACATGAATGGCATCGAGGTGACCCGGCGGGTCAAGCGGCGGGCGCCCGGCGTGGAGGTCCTCATCCTCACGTCCTTCGAGGACGAGCAGAAGGTGTACGAGGCCATTCAGGCGGGGGCCTCGGGCTACCTGGTCAAGCGGGTGGGGCCGGAGAAGATCCGCTCGGGCATCCGCGAGGTGATGGAAGGGGGCACGGTGCTCGAGCCCCTCATCGCCCGGCGTTTCTGGAACTACTTCCACTCGCTCAAGGCTCAGCAGCCGCCCGCCGCGCCCTCCAAGGACGACAACCCCTGGGGGCTCACGCCGGCCGAGATGGAGGTCTTGCGCTACGTGGCCAAGGGCCTGTCCAACGCCGAGGTGGGGCGGGTGATGACGCTCGAGCGCCGCACGGTGCGCACGCACCTGTCCCACCTGTACCGCAAGATGGGCGTCAACTCGCACGTGGACGCGGTGGTGCTCGCCGTGCGCTCGGGGCTCGTGGACGTGTGA